In the genome of Streptomyces aquilus, the window CGCGCCGGCCGGCTTGGTCATCCGCTTCTGCCGCTCCCAGGCCTCGCCGAGCGCCTTCGCGTCCAGCGGGCGGATCTGGGCGACCGTCTCCGCGAGCAGGTCGTGCGGCTCCTCGCCGGGCAGCGCGCGACGGCCGTACGTCTCCTCGTGCACCACCCACGACAGCGGGCGGCGCTTGGACCAGCCGGCCTGCATCAGCTCGGGCTCGTCCGGGAACTCGTCGACGTACCCGACGCACAGGTACGCGATGACCTCCAGGTGCTCGGGCAGACCGAGGGCGCGGACCATCTCGCGCTCGTCGAAGAAGCTGACCCAGCCGACGCCGAGGCCCTCGGCGCGGGCGGCGAGCCAGAGGTTCTCGACGGCGAGCGCGGCGGAGTACGGCGCCATCTGGGGCTGGGTGTGCCGGCCGAGGGTGTGGCGGCCGCCGCGGGTCGGGTCGGCGGTGACGACGATGTTCACCGGGGTGTCGAGGATCGCCTCGATCTTCAGTTCCTTGAACTGCTTCGCCCGGCCCTTGGGCAGGGACTTGGCGTACGCGTCGCGCTGGCGCATCGCCAGCTCGTGCATGCTGCGCCGGGTGTCCGCGGAGCGGATGACCACGAAGTCCCACGGCTGCGAGTGGCCGACGGACGGGGCCGTGTGGGCCGCCTCCAGGACGCGGAGCAGCACCTCGTGCGGGATGGGGTCGCCGCGGAAGCCGTTGCGGATGTCGCGGCGCTCGCGCATGACCTTGAGGACGGCCTCGCGCTCGGCATCGTCGTAGGCGGGCGCGGCCGGGCCGGTGGACTGACGTACTTCTTCCACGGTGGCCGTGCTTTCTTCCTGATCGGCGGCCCGGGTGTCCAGGTCGTCGGCGTTCTGTGCGAGTTCTGCGTCTTCGAGTTCGGGGGCGCCGTCTCGGGGGGCGGGGACGGCGGGTTGGCCCTGAGCCGTGGGTACCTCGGTCTCGCCGGTCTCGGGCGCCTGCCCGGCCTCGGCCGCTTCCGTGGGGAGTACGAGCGGCTGCGGCGGGGTGGGGGCCAGGTGTGGTGTGGTCGGCACCGAACCCTCCACGGGGACGAACTGTCCCACGGGCTGCTCGGGGTGCGAGGTCCACGGCGCGCCGGACGCGAGGTCCGGGGCGGCCGGGGTCTGTGCGGGGGTGGCCTGGTCCATGAAGAGGACCTGGGGGCCCGCGGGTTGGCCGACGAGTGGCTGCGGGGGCGTGGGCAGGGGCTGCTGCGGGGCGTCCGCCGGTCCGGAGGCCTCGGGGGCCGGGGCGGGCGCGGCGGTGGGGGCGGCGGTGGGGGCGGGCTGGAGGTCGGCGGGGTGGGCCGCGTCCGTCAGGGGCGCGGGAGCCGGTGCGTCCAGGGGGGTGGCTGCCGGTGCGTCCAGGGAGGTGGCCTCCGGGGCCTCGGGCTGCGGGGCGTCCGGGGTGTGGGACGGGGCGACCGCGTTGTGAGATGCGGTGGCGCCGTCCGGCTGAGCGGCGGGGACGGCCGGCTGCTCGGCGGGGTCGGCCGGCTGCTCGGTCTGCGCCTGTGCGATGTCCGCGGGGGCGGGCAACTGCTCGGTGCCGGGCGCGACTTCGGGCGACGGCTCTACGACGGTGGCCGCGGCGGCGGCAACGGGTTCGGCGGGCGTGGCCGGGGTGCCCTCGGGCTGGGCGACGGGTTCGGAGGGGGGCGTGGCGGCGGCCTCGGGAGCCGGTGCGTCGACTTCGGGGGTCGCGGCGTCGACTTCGGGGGTCGTGGCGGCAGCCTCGGGAGCCATGGCGGCGGCCTCGGGGGCCGTGGCGAGCGGGGGCTCCGACGCGGGCTGGTCCACGCCGGCCTCCGCCTCCGAGGGGGCCGGTACGACGTCGGGCGCGGGAGCCGTGGGCACCGTGGCCTCGGGTCCGGCGACCTCAGGTGCGGCTTCTTCCGGAAGGGCGGCGGCAGGGTCGGAGGCCTCGGCCTCGACAGCCTGTCCTGCGTCAGCGGCGACCTCGGCAACCGGCGCTTGCCCGATCTCGGACGCGAGCGCCTCCTGGGGCTCCTCCGGTGCCAGGGCCTCGGGAGCCTCCGGCGCTACCGGAGGCTCGATGCCCTGGGCCACGTCGGCCGTGGGTTCGGCCTCGGCCTCGGAGGTCACCTCGGCGACCAGGGCCTGACCTGCGTCCGCTACAGCGGCGTCAGCGACGGGCTCTTCCCCGGCACCCGGCGTCTGAGCCACCGCAGAAGCCTCGGAGGCTGCGGAGGTCACCGGAGCCGTGGAAGCGGCAGGAGTGTCAGAAGCCGCAGCGGCCATCTCACCGTCCGCGTCGCCCCCCGCACCGGCGACGGGCGCACCCTCGCCCTCTACCGGAACGCCTTCACCCCCGATCGGCGCCGGTCCAGGCTGCACACCCTCGGGATACGCGCCTTCCGACTGCACGTTTTCTGACTGCACGCCTTCCGGCTGCACACCCTCCGACTGCGCCTCCCCAAGCTGACCCACCCCACCGACGACGCCGGCCTGTGTGGTCAGGCGGGCGACCGCGGCCTGGGCCGCGCCCACCGGCTCGGGGGCGTGCTGGGCTGTGGGCTCGGCGGCCGGGACAACCGTTTCGGCAGCCTGGGCCACCGCACCCGCCGGAGCGGGGGCGCCCCAGGCGGAGGCGCCCTGCGGGGCCATCTCGCGCAGGGGCTGAGGGATGTCGAGGTACTCCGGGCCCGTGGTCGGCGGGCCCGCGTGACGGGTCGGCGCGCCCGCGGGGCCGCGGTCGGCGAGGGAGCGGACCGGGCTCGCGGAAGCGTCGGGGATGGGCGGGCCGAGGTGCAGGGGCCGGCGGGGCGTGATCGGCGGGATCGGCGTCGTGGGAGCCGACGGGGCCGTGGCGACGGGCTGCGGGGTGGGCAGGCGGACGCCACCGAGGTCGACCGAGCCGCTGTCGCGACCGGACATCTCGTGCGGACCGGGTTCGTGCACGCCGTCCCCGTAGGAGGCGGCCGGCACCGGCTCCCCGAGGGACTCCTGCACGGCCGCCTCGCCGAAGGGCTGGTGCGTCGCGTCGGCGAGCGGCTCGTGCCCCGGGTCCGCGAAGGCCTGATGCGCCGGGTCCGCGTAGGCCTGGTGCGCCGGGTCCACCGGCGGCTCCGGCGCGGCTTCCGCCGGCGGTGCGTGCACGGTCTCGACGACGGGCTCCGGTGCGGGCGGGGCGACCTCGTTGCCCCATGCGCCCTGGGCACCCGGCAGCAGCAACAGGTCTTCGTCCTCGGCGGTGGTCTCGGAGAGGTAGGTGTACGCACCGTGCGCGGGGACGCCCGGCTGCTCCACCATGCCTGCGTTCTCCGGCAGCCCCTCGCCCGGGACCTGGCCGGTGTCGGTCATGCGTACCCCTCGCCCATCGGTTAGTGCTTCTACGACCAGCTCACCGGGAACGGCGCACCGACCGCCCCCGCAGTGAAGAACGAGCGTGCGTGCCCAGCGGCACGAACGGCCCGCCGAGAAAGACGACAAAGCCATTAACTGGCATTGTCCCGGCCGTTCCCCCGTCGCGACAGGTTGATCCGCGACAGCCCGCTGTGGACTGCGCCACGTTGCGCGTCCTCCGGTTCTGCCGTACCACACCCACCCCAAAACGGGCGCGTTTTCCGGACATTGACGAACGAAAGACCGGGCCACCGGGTGCGGTACAACAGTCGGCCAGCCTACCGCGCGCGGTACGACAACAGGATCACCGGGACGGCGTACGGAGTCACACCGTGCGATCGGCGAGCGCCCCGCTGAGCAGGAACGCGACGCTCCGTTCCGTCTCCGTCCAGGCCCTGGTGTCGAGTTCGAGGGACTGGAGGAGGGCGCACTCGACGCGGTAGCCGTGCTCCGTCAGGTCTCGGCCGATGAGTTCGGCCTCGTCGCGCGTCGAGGCGTGGGCGACGATGCGCTGCGGGCGGCGGTCGGCGACCGCGGAGACGACCGCCGCTCCCCCGCCTCCGACGCGGACGACGTCCGGTTCGGGCAGGTTCTCCAGGACGTGCGGGGCGGTGCCGCGGACGATCTGGAGCTGGACGCCGAAGCGGCGGGCGGCCGCGTCGGTGCGGCCGCAGGCGGTGAGGTCGTGGTCGACGGCGAGGACGGCGGCGCCGGCCCGGGCGGCCTCGACGGCGAAGGCGCCGCTGCCGCAGCCGATGTCCCAGACGAGATCGCCGACGCGTGGGCCGAGGCGGGCGAGTTGGGCCGCGCGCAGCAGATCCGTCTCCCCTTCGCCGAGCGGGCCGTCGTAGGCCTCGGCGGGCTGGGTCCAGCCGCGGGGCCCGGTGCCCGGATCGCGTCCGGAGATCCAGCCGCCGTCCTCCCCCGCGCTGACCGGGCCGCCGATGACGATGACCACGTTGGGGTCGCGCCAGGTGTGGTCGGCGGCCTTGTCGGAGGTGAGGATGGTGACCTGTTCGCGGTCGGTGCCCAGTTCCTCGCAGATGACGAAGGTGCGGTGGACGCCCTCCATGAGGAGGCCGAGTTCGGCGGGGCCCGCGCCGGGTGAGGTGAGGACGGCGACCTTGGTGTGGGCGCGGCACACGTTCACCGCGCGGCGCAGGGTGCGGCGGTGTGCGACGACCACCTGGGCGTCGTCCCAGGGCATGCCGGCGCGGGCGAAGGCGGCGGCGACCGAGGAAACGGCGGGGACGACCTCGACCTCCAGGCCGAACTCGGGTGCGCGCAGGGTGCGTACGACTCCGAAGAAGCCGGGGTCGCCGTCCGCGAGGACGACCGCGGTGCCGCGGTGGCCGGCGATCCGGCGGGCGGCCAGCGAGACGCTGCCGAGGCGGATGCGCTCGGCGGCGGGCGGCACCTCGGGCAGTGCCAGGTGGTGGGCGGCGCCTGCCACCAGCGTGGCGGCGCCGAGCGCGGCGCGTGCCGCGGCCGTCAGGGGCGAGCCGTCCCAGCCGATCACCGTGACCCGGTCGGCCATCGTCGTCAGTCTCCAGGGTTTGCGCAGGTCGTCAGGGGGCGGGCTCCGTGAGGGTACCTGGTCGACCCGGCGAACGCGGCAGCGGTACCGTCCGCCCCTGGTTCAGTTCCAGTCGCCGTACGACGTGAAACCGTTCGTGTCGGCCAGCTGCTCCCCGGCACCCTCCAGGTCCTCCGGCAGCAGGCTCCAGACGATGAAGTCGGTGCGGACGTCGGCCCAGGTGTCGTCCTCGGTGCGGACGCGCGCTATGCAGGCGTTGCGCAGGACGCCCTCGCTGATGCAGCCGATCTTCTGGGCGACCTGCTGGGAGGCGGTGTTGTCGGCGGCCGTGCGGAGCTCTATGCGCTCGAACTTCTGGTCGGTGAACAGCCATTGGGCGGTGGCGAGGGCGGCCTCGGAGGCGTAGCCCTCGCCGCGGGCCCAGGGGGCGATGATGTACGACAGTTCGGTGGACCTGATGTGCCAGTTGGTCTTGGTGAGTTGGACGATGCCGACCAGGCGCTGGGTGAGGAACTCGGTGACGGCGAGGTCGAGGCCGCGGCCCGCGGCGCGTTCGGTGGGCGCGTACTCGGTGATCCAGCCGCGCGCGTTCTCCTCGGTGAAGGGCTGGGGGACGTCGGTCCAGGCGGCGATCTGCTCGTCGTTCATCATCTCGGTCAGGGCGGGCACATCGTCCTCGTCGAGGGGACGCAGCACCAACCGCTCCGTGCTGATGGAGATGTTGGGGAAGGTGCTAGTCATGCGCCGCTCCGTAACCTTCGGAAAACCTTCAAGTCCTGCCGGGGTCCTGCTGAACTGCCCAGCATGCAGCATGAAAGCACTGGACCGCACTACAGGGTCCACCCGGGGTGAGCGAGTGGACCCTGTGCGTGGCGATACGCGGTATACGCGCCGTCAGCCGGTGGTGACCGGCAGGACGCTGCCCTGGTACTTGTCCTCGATGAACTTCCTGACCTCCGCGGAGGTCAGGAGCTTCGCGAGCTTCTCGACCCGGGGGTCGTCCTCGTTGCCGCGCTTGACGGCGAGGAGGTTGGCGTAGGGGTTGCCCTTCGCCGACTCCAGGAGGATCGCGTCCTCGGTGGGGCTGAGGCCCGCGTCCTGGGCGTAGTTGTTGTTGATGACCGCGGCGGCCACGTCGTCGAGCGAGCGCGGCAGTTGGGCCGGTTCCAGCTCCTTGAACGTCAGGTGCTTGGGATTGGCCTCGATGTCCGCGGGGGACGCGTCGGTGGCCGCGCCGTCCTTGAGCGTGATGACGCCCTTGGCGGCGAGGAGTTTCAGCGCGCGGCCCTCGTTGGTGGTGTCGTTGGGCACGGCGACGGTGGCTCCGTCGGCGAGCTTCGTGACGTCCGTGACCTTCTTCGAGTAGACGCCCATGGGCGGGAGGTAGGCGTCCACGACCGGTACGAGGTCGGTGCCCTTGGACTTGTTGAAGTCGTCCAGGTAGGGCTTGTTCTGGTAGAGGTTCGCGTCCAGCGAGCCCTCCTGGAGCGCGGTGTTCGGCACGACGTAGTCCGTGAACTCCTTGATCTCCAGCTTCAGGCCCGCCTTCGCGGCGAGGTTGTCCTTGATGTACGTCAGGACCTCGCCGGCCGGGACGGCGGTGGCGCCGACGACCAGGGTGCCGTCGTCACCACCGCCGTCACCGGAGTCCGAGCCGCAGGCGGCGAGCCCGAGGGCGAGAGCGAGGACCGAGGCGGCGGTGAGTGTCTTGCGCATGTCGGGTGCCTCAGAAGGACGCGATGACGGAGCCGTCGTACTTGTCCTCGATGAACTTCTTGACCTCGGGCGAGGTGAGGAGCTTCGCGAGCTT includes:
- the cobT gene encoding nicotinate-nucleotide--dimethylbenzimidazole phosphoribosyltransferase; its protein translation is MTDTGQVPGEGLPENAGMVEQPGVPAHGAYTYLSETTAEDEDLLLLPGAQGAWGNEVAPPAPEPVVETVHAPPAEAAPEPPVDPAHQAYADPAHQAFADPGHEPLADATHQPFGEAAVQESLGEPVPAASYGDGVHEPGPHEMSGRDSGSVDLGGVRLPTPQPVATAPSAPTTPIPPITPRRPLHLGPPIPDASASPVRSLADRGPAGAPTRHAGPPTTGPEYLDIPQPLREMAPQGASAWGAPAPAGAVAQAAETVVPAAEPTAQHAPEPVGAAQAAVARLTTQAGVVGGVGQLGEAQSEGVQPEGVQSENVQSEGAYPEGVQPGPAPIGGEGVPVEGEGAPVAGAGGDADGEMAAAASDTPAASTAPVTSAASEASAVAQTPGAGEEPVADAAVADAGQALVAEVTSEAEAEPTADVAQGIEPPVAPEAPEALAPEEPQEALASEIGQAPVAEVAADAGQAVEAEASDPAAALPEEAAPEVAGPEATVPTAPAPDVVPAPSEAEAGVDQPASEPPLATAPEAAAMAPEAAATTPEVDAATPEVDAPAPEAAATPPSEPVAQPEGTPATPAEPVAAAAATVVEPSPEVAPGTEQLPAPADIAQAQTEQPADPAEQPAVPAAQPDGATASHNAVAPSHTPDAPQPEAPEATSLDAPAATPLDAPAPAPLTDAAHPADLQPAPTAAPTAAPAPAPEASGPADAPQQPLPTPPQPLVGQPAGPQVLFMDQATPAQTPAAPDLASGAPWTSHPEQPVGQFVPVEGSVPTTPHLAPTPPQPLVLPTEAAEAGQAPETGETEVPTAQGQPAVPAPRDGAPELEDAELAQNADDLDTRAADQEESTATVEEVRQSTGPAAPAYDDAEREAVLKVMRERRDIRNGFRGDPIPHEVLLRVLEAAHTAPSVGHSQPWDFVVIRSADTRRSMHELAMRQRDAYAKSLPKGRAKQFKELKIEAILDTPVNIVVTADPTRGGRHTLGRHTQPQMAPYSAALAVENLWLAARAEGLGVGWVSFFDEREMVRALGLPEHLEVIAYLCVGYVDEFPDEPELMQAGWSKRRPLSWVVHEETYGRRALPGEEPHDLLAETVAQIRPLDAKALGEAWERQKRMTKPAGALGMLEIISAQLSGLSRQCPPPIPEPAAVAIFAGDHGVHAQGVTPWPQEVTAQMVANFLGGGAVCNAFASQVGAEVCVVDVGVAADLPATPGLLPRKVRAGTSDMTTGPAMTREEAQQAIEVGIETARDLVAAGNKALLTGEMGIANTTASAALISVFTDTDPAEVTGRGTGINDETLARKTEVVRRAIEVHQPDPADPIGVLAAIGGFEHAAMVGLLLGGASLRTPVILDGVSAGAAALVARAIAPEVLAACIAGHRSAEPGHVAALNKLGLRPLVDLDLRLGEGTGALLALPLVQSTARAMHEVATFDSAGVTEK
- the cbiE gene encoding precorrin-6y C5,15-methyltransferase (decarboxylating) subunit CbiE: MADRVTVIGWDGSPLTAAARAALGAATLVAGAAHHLALPEVPPAAERIRLGSVSLAARRIAGHRGTAVVLADGDPGFFGVVRTLRAPEFGLEVEVVPAVSSVAAAFARAGMPWDDAQVVVAHRRTLRRAVNVCRAHTKVAVLTSPGAGPAELGLLMEGVHRTFVICEELGTDREQVTILTSDKAADHTWRDPNVVIVIGGPVSAGEDGGWISGRDPGTGPRGWTQPAEAYDGPLGEGETDLLRAAQLARLGPRVGDLVWDIGCGSGAFAVEAARAGAAVLAVDHDLTACGRTDAAARRFGVQLQIVRGTAPHVLENLPEPDVVRVGGGGAAVVSAVADRRPQRIVAHASTRDEAELIGRDLTEHGYRVECALLQSLELDTRAWTETERSVAFLLSGALADRTV
- a CDS encoding GNAT family N-acetyltransferase; the protein is MTSTFPNISISTERLVLRPLDEDDVPALTEMMNDEQIAAWTDVPQPFTEENARGWITEYAPTERAAGRGLDLAVTEFLTQRLVGIVQLTKTNWHIRSTELSYIIAPWARGEGYASEAALATAQWLFTDQKFERIELRTAADNTASQQVAQKIGCISEGVLRNACIARVRTEDDTWADVRTDFIVWSLLPEDLEGAGEQLADTNGFTSYGDWN
- a CDS encoding MetQ/NlpA family ABC transporter substrate-binding protein: MRKTLTAASVLALALGLAACGSDSGDGGGDDGTLVVGATAVPAGEVLTYIKDNLAAKAGLKLEIKEFTDYVVPNTALQEGSLDANLYQNKPYLDDFNKSKGTDLVPVVDAYLPPMGVYSKKVTDVTKLADGATVAVPNDTTNEGRALKLLAAKGVITLKDGAATDASPADIEANPKHLTFKELEPAQLPRSLDDVAAAVINNNYAQDAGLSPTEDAILLESAKGNPYANLLAVKRGNEDDPRVEKLAKLLTSAEVRKFIEDKYQGSVLPVTTG